A part of Deinococcus aerius genomic DNA contains:
- a CDS encoding NfeD family protein, producing the protein MDIYLLCLLVGGGLLAASLLGGHHGDVSAGDGVGHSSDLHDFASWFSVRALVSFAAFFGLAGVVGGLAGLSGPGRLLVALVTGLAVGAFTSLAFRVARTRGEVSAAAGRMAGRTGKVLVPPAPGRPGKVALTVAGQIEHVLARSDDPLHPGDAVIVIGAQGGVLDVKAWDGRVA; encoded by the coding sequence ATGGACATTTATCTGCTGTGCCTGCTCGTGGGGGGCGGCCTGCTCGCCGCGTCGCTGCTCGGCGGGCATCACGGTGATGTGAGTGCGGGCGATGGGGTGGGACACAGCTCCGACCTGCACGACTTCGCCTCGTGGTTCTCCGTGCGGGCGCTCGTCAGCTTCGCCGCCTTTTTCGGGCTGGCGGGGGTGGTGGGTGGCCTGGCGGGTCTCTCAGGACCGGGACGGCTGCTCGTCGCGCTCGTGACCGGGCTGGCGGTGGGGGCCTTCACCTCGCTCGCCTTCCGGGTGGCGCGCACACGCGGCGAGGTGAGCGCGGCGGCGGGGCGAATGGCGGGACGGACCGGGAAGGTGCTCGTGCCCCCGGCGCCGGGCCGCCCCGGCAAGGTCGCGCTGACGGTCGCGGGGCAGATCGAGCATGTGCTCGCCCGCAGCGACGACCCCCTGCACCCCGGGGACGCGGTCATCGTGATCGGGGCGCAGGGCGGCGTGCTGGACGTGAAAGCCTGGGACGGGCGCGTGGCGTGA
- the pdxH gene encoding pyridoxamine 5'-phosphate oxidase, whose translation MTDLTSLRLSYDRAELRRADLNPDPLAQFQGWLDEAIRDGLREPYALSLATADASGRPSVRTVLLRGADERGLTFYTNYESHKGRDLAQNPRAEVLFHWADHERQVRASGEVGRVSDEESTAYFHARPYQSQLAAHASDPQSAPIENRGVLEARFAELQARYPQGTPVPKPDYWGGYRVRVGEWEFWQGRRNRMHDRFRYAREGEGWRIERLMP comes from the coding sequence ATGACTGACCTCACCTCCCTGCGCCTCTCCTACGACCGCGCCGAGTTGCGCCGCGCCGACCTGAACCCCGACCCCCTTGCCCAGTTCCAGGGCTGGCTGGACGAGGCCATCCGGGACGGCCTGCGCGAGCCCTACGCCCTGAGCCTCGCCACGGCGGACGCCTCGGGGCGCCCCAGCGTGCGGACGGTGCTGCTGCGCGGGGCGGACGAGCGCGGCCTGACCTTTTACACCAACTACGAGAGCCACAAGGGCCGCGACCTGGCGCAGAACCCAAGGGCCGAGGTCCTCTTCCACTGGGCAGACCACGAGCGCCAGGTCCGCGCCTCGGGAGAGGTCGGGCGTGTCTCCGACGAGGAGAGTACCGCCTACTTCCACGCCCGGCCCTACCAGAGTCAGCTCGCCGCGCACGCCAGCGATCCCCAGAGCGCGCCCATCGAGAACCGGGGGGTGCTCGAAGCCCGCTTCGCCGAACTCCAGGCCCGCTATCCCCAGGGCACGCCCGTCCCCAAGCCCGACTACTGGGGCGGCTACCGGGTGCGCGTGGGGGAGTGGGAGTTCTGGCAGGGCCGCCGCAACCGCATGCACGACCGCTTCCGTTATGCGCGGGAGGGTGAGGGCTGGCGGATCGAGCGGCTGATGCCGTAG
- a CDS encoding DUF4388 domain-containing protein: MVRGDLAVFPFMPVMQMLLSSGRAGRFSVAHPRGGELWLEPGEIVHARAGALTGDAALQVMSSLDGGQFAFAPDVIPTERTLALRRDAALRRLIEDADAWAPLLRVFPDWNRPLRFTPRWTEAQPVTRGQYVALSLIPEGLPLKTLLERTGQPPRTTLETLRPFVTAGLVELG, from the coding sequence ATGGTTCGCGGTGACCTGGCGGTATTCCCCTTCATGCCCGTCATGCAGATGCTGCTCTCCAGCGGGCGGGCGGGGCGGTTCAGCGTGGCCCACCCGCGCGGCGGCGAGCTGTGGCTGGAGCCGGGGGAGATCGTCCACGCGCGGGCCGGGGCGCTGACCGGAGACGCGGCCCTGCAAGTGATGAGCAGTCTGGACGGTGGGCAATTCGCCTTCGCCCCCGACGTGATCCCCACCGAGCGGACCCTCGCGCTGCGCCGCGACGCCGCCCTGCGCCGCCTGATCGAGGACGCCGACGCCTGGGCCCCGCTGCTGCGCGTGTTTCCCGACTGGAACCGGCCCCTGCGCTTCACCCCGCGCTGGACGGAGGCGCAACCCGTCACCCGGGGCCAGTACGTGGCCCTGAGCCTGATCCCCGAGGGCCTGCCCCTCAAGACCCTGCTGGAACGCACCGGCCAGCCCCCCCGCACGACGCTGGAGACGCTGCGCCCCTTCGTGACGGCGGGCCTGGTCGAGCTGGGGTGA
- a CDS encoding NUDIX domain-containing protein has translation MTVTPFDHLDTARDFAALHLLREKAMCLVVRQRPNGTPELLVLDQPEAPEAGVQLPAGGVEAGETPEAAAGRELGEETGLNLPPSVYLKSYLWEAQLPDCLTRQVCHAFLFLAPPDLPDEWERQADGERFAFRWVPAATASLDWEMDAALPDLLRHLSASPMEPSHD, from the coding sequence TTGACTGTCACCCCGTTCGATCATTTGGACACTGCCCGTGACTTCGCCGCTCTTCACCTGTTGCGTGAAAAGGCCATGTGTCTGGTCGTCCGCCAGCGCCCGAACGGAACGCCTGAGTTGCTGGTTCTCGACCAACCCGAGGCCCCGGAGGCGGGCGTGCAACTTCCGGCGGGTGGGGTGGAGGCCGGGGAGACGCCGGAAGCCGCCGCCGGGCGAGAACTGGGTGAGGAGACGGGCCTGAATCTCCCCCCGTCCGTGTACCTCAAGTCCTACCTCTGGGAGGCGCAGCTCCCGGACTGCCTGACCCGCCAGGTCTGCCACGCCTTCCTGTTCCTGGCCCCACCCGATCTTCCCGACGAGTGGGAGCGTCAGGCCGACGGTGAACGCTTCGCCTTCCGCTGGGTGCCTGCCGCCACCGCCTCCCTCGACTGGGAGATGGACGCCGCCCTTCCTGACCTTCTGCGCCACCTTTCAGCCTCCCCGATGGAGCCCTCCCATGACTGA